The Nitrospirota bacterium DNA segment CGTCAGGCGCCGATTCGGCGACAGCCACGAGGTGGAATGTCAGCATAACACCGGCATCGACTTTTCTGCCAGAAGTCGTTCCTTCGCTGCACGAACCCTTATGAATCCTGCCTGTGGAGCCCTTGCCTCCCTTGCCTTGGCTGAAAACGCCATGATAGCTTAGAAGTTCCATTGGAATAGAAAGGACTGATCTGTGAAACTAGCACTCAGCCTCCATCGCGGATGGTCGACTCGAATACTGATCACCTCGTGGTTCTCTCTCTGTTTGCTCTTCCAAGGCGGAGCCGCGGTCGAGGCTGCCCCGGCGGCAGTTCCTACGGTACCGGTTCAGACCGAGCATGTGATTCTATTTGTTCTCGAAGGGTTCGGTCAGGACTCGTTGAAGGGTGGCACGATGCCGGCTCTCAGCCGGTTGATCAAGGATGGCTCTGTCACCTGGTCTGCCACGGCGGTGAAGCCTGCATTGCGGTTGCCTACGATGGCCTCGCTGATTACGGGGCTGCCGGTCGAAAAACACGGCATTAGCTGGAACGTCTTTGAATTCAGCCGCGGCTATCCACGCGCCCCGAGCCTGTTCGACTATCTCGACTTGAGTGGGGGACGCGACAGTGCGATTTTCCTCATGGACGAATCGCTCTATCAGTTGGCGAGACCGGAGCCTTACACCGACTATCAGATGTGCGGACCTCTGAAGCCTGAATGCAGCACGGACCGGATCGTGTCCTACATCCGTCAATATTTCAAGAAAGCGACCAGCGGTCATGGGTATGGACATGCCATCCCTGCGCTCCCGCATTTCCTGGTTGTCCATCTTCCCGAGGCCGGTCGAGTGGGTACGGCAAAAGGCTGGACCTCGAAGGAGTATCGCGAGGCCCTTCGCTCGGTGGATAAGGCGATCAATTCCGTATTGGATCTCTATACAGAAAAGGGGCTGACCAAGGGGACGACCCTGTTCGTGACCTCGCTCAGCGCTGAGGGAAGTGACCCGGGCCAGGACCAGGCCGACGCAGCAGTGCCGATGGTGCCCTGGATTGCCTCGGGGGTGGGGATCAAACATGGTTACGCCATTCATCAGCCTGTCTCTATCTTAGATACAGGCGCGACGGTGATGCGGACGCTGGGATTACAGACCCATACAGAATGGGAAAGCCATGCCGTGGAAGAAATCTTTCAGGCTGCCTTTGTTGCGGCCCCACGCATATCCTTGGAATAGGTCATCATGATGAAGCATGTGAAACGCAGCAGGATTCGTTCTCTCGTTGGAGGGTTGCTGGTCATCGCAGCGATGGCCTCACCGGCCTTGGCCGGTCCACCGGCCGCCTATACCCAGGAGCATGCCATCATCATCGATGCGACGACCATCACTCCTCAGACCTGGTGGTACGTGCCTGGCGTAACACCCCCTATTCAGGCCTCGGACCCAGAGTCCATGGATGCCTTCAGGACGACCGAGCCTCGTACGCTCAAATTGAAGCCGGGGAAATATAAGTTCATCAGCTTCACCTTTGACTTTCCGTTCACCGTGAATTTAGAGGGAAAGCTAGAGGTTGCCCAGTCGCTCGACCAATGTGTGGAGGGACGAGGGACCCAAACCTTAATCATCCGTTGTAGCCGAACCTATCCGTATGGCGGCCAGCGCGATAACTACTATCAGTAGAGGAGCCGCACCCATGGCCCAGGCGCTTGATGACCTGTTAGAAGCACTCGAGGATGTCGACGACGCGACCCGCGAGGAGGCGTCCAAGGCACTCGCCGAGCTTGCCGATCCGACGACATTGGATGCGCTGGTCGGCGCCTGCGGAGACGAGTATTGGGCTGTGCGAGCCCATGCGGGCAGGGCCGTGGCGAAGATCGGCGGCGCCAAAGCCGTAGAAGCGCTCATCGGTTTGTTTAACGACTCCATCATGGATGTGCGGAACGATGTCGTGGTTGCCGTCGCCTCGATGGGTTCGGCTGTCGTCGATCGCCTGATTGCCGCGTTGAAGGACGAGCGGTGGCGTGTTCGTGAGCATGCTGCAAAAGCTTGTGGCGACATCAAGGACCCGAAAGCGGTCGAGGCTCTCATGCTTGTCTGTCGAGATCGCGATGGCGCCGTGAAGAGTGCGGCGACAGAGGCGCTGGGCAAAATCGGCGATCCGAAAGCGATCCCGACCCTGACCAAGCTCTTCCGCGATCCTTCGAAAACGGTGAGAGAAACAGCCGGGACCGCCCTCATTCTTATCGGCCAGCCCTCCGTCGATCCGTTGCTGGAATGTCTGACTGATAAAGATTTCGTGGTCCGCTGCCATGCGGCCCGCGCGCTCGGTGGGATGACGACCGACTATCAAATCGGTCGAACCTGGGTACGGGACGCCAAAGTCGTCGATGCCTTGATTGCCACGCTGAAAGATCCGGATCGGGCGGTGCGAGAAGATGCGACGATTGCCCTGGGCCAGATCGGCGATCCGCGAGCGATCGATGCCTTGATCGAGGCGATGAAGGACGGGGTCGTGAAACGGCATGCCATTGCATCGCTCGGCATGATCGGCGATCCTCGTGCGTTGCCTCCGGTGTTGGACGCGTTGAAGGGGAAGGGCATTCGGCAGGATGGGACCCCGACGCCAGGTTGTATCGTCAGCGAAGACGCCTTCATCAAGGAAGCCGCGGCGACGGCGCTCGGCCAGTTCCGCGATCCGCGCGTCATTCCTGACTTGATCATGCTGTTGAAGGACGGCGTCTTGCGTGAAAAGGCCAGTGCCGCCTTGGCGACCATCGGTGATACGGCGATCGAGCCGTTGATTGCCTTTCTCTATGATCCGAAAGCCTCCGAAGTCATCGCAGAAGGGGAGCGCGTGCTTTCTTATGCGTCGGTTCGACTCACGGCGAAAGACGCCTTACGGCTCCTGGCGCTTGAAACATTGGAAAAGTTGGGCTGGATGCCGGCGCCGGAAGACGTCATCGTCAATTCGAGCGTAGTCGATAATGCCCGGGTGGACATGCCCCTTGGCGACACCGGTCGATTTGGTCCTTCGGGAGATTTCGCGCAGAGGGGTTAGTGTACTGTCAGAGGTTGAGCGGTCGGTCTTGTGAGCCCGTCACCGGACAGTGTGACCCATCCGGCGACGTGGCTCAAAGGCCAGGAACAATCGTTCAGACTATTTTTGTTTCTTCTTCGGAAGTGCCCCACCCTGGATAATAGAGCCCAGAGGGATTTGCAAAATCGTCCGGGACTCACCTGTTGTCCGGATCCCGATGCCGTGCGTATCGGCGGTTTCTTTTCCATCCTTCATATTCGTGATGGCGGCCTGTCCTTTATAGTGCCCGACCTTCCCGTCCGCGTCGACGTGGATCACGCCCACTCCTGGAATCGTGCCTTTGGCATTGTTCACCGTCTTGTCATTGCCCGTGAGGGGAGCCGGTCCACGGAGGCCTACGAACACATATTGGCCGTCCGGGGAGACGTCCATGAGATCAGGCGCCGGATCTTTGTTGGCATCGGTCGTCAGATCTACCGAGCCGACGCTGAGATGACTCAAGGTATCGATAATCTCCACGTTGTTACCAGCCCGGTCTGCGCTCCAGAGATAACGGCCTACCGCGGCCATTCCATGTGAATCTGCAAAGTGCTGGTCCCGCTGCGAGATCCGTTTCGCCGACACCGACTTCGGGAGATTCGACAGGTCGAGGGCATAGACATCGTAGGAGAGCGGAGCGATGGGCCAGCCGCCGCCTGAGTTGATGTACATCGTGTCATCGATTTGCACGCCCCCGCAGCCGGCGGGATGGATCTGATTGTTGTCCAGAGTGGCCACGACGTTCATCGGTGTCACTGTGACGTCGACCACCAGCAGACCGCCGCCACGGAGCGTGACGAAGGCATACTTGCTCGACGCTTCTGTGATGGGGCAAATCGGGGAGGCGTCAGGCCGCTCACCGCCTTCGAGGGCGGCGAGATTTAGCGCGTCTTTCTCAGGGTCGAACGAGAAGGTGTGCGCGGCGTAGTCGGTCCAAATCCGGATAAACTTCTTTTCTGCGATGTTGGCCGCGATCACCATCTTCTGATCCGGCGTCGGCCAGGCGGCATGGACGTTCTTGCCCATCGACAGACAGGCTTCAGGTTTTTTAGTGGCCGCGTCCATGATCAAGACCTGCCCGCTGAGAAACGAAATAATGACATGGGCCTGATCTTCGGTGAAAAACAGCATGTGCGGCCGGCGAACGGCTTTCTTCGTGGCCTCCTCGCAGAATTTGTTGATGTCGCCTGCGACATCGATCGTGGTTGTCGGTTTGGTTGTCGTGGGGTTTGCCGCCAGAGCGGCTCCGTCATAGATGTAAATGAAACCCCCGCTTTCTTTTGCGGTATCCGACTGGTCGGTCAGCCAGACTTCGTAGGCCTCTGCTGAGGTACCGAGAGCCGTCACGAAGATGATGAGTAGAATCGTCAGGACAGCACATGTCCCGAGCTGTGGTCTCCACGTAGTCATGAGGGCCTCCATTTCAAAATAAGGATATGCCTGTGGGGCGAGATATTGAGCATGGCGAAGATATCGTAGGCGTCGGTCGATGCGCTGTCAATTATCGTCGCCGCCTGTCCTGAACGGGCATCAGCGCCGGTCTCTGTGCGTTGACCCTGTGAAAATGGCTATGTTAGGCTCATCGATCCCGGACCAGGAGATTCTGCATGGCAGATGCGGTAGCTGAACAGATCGCGGCGCTGAAGGACGAGGACTGGGCGATTCGCGAAGAAGCCGCCACGATGCTTGGCACGTTTCGGGATCCGAGGGCGGTCGCGCCGCTGGTCTCCGTCCTTCGTGACGGCGATCGCGCGGTGCGCGATGCGGCGATCGGCGCGCTCTTAGCCATTGGAGAACCGGCGGTCACGACGCTCGGCGCCTGCCTCTCCGATCCGGTGCTCACGGTTCAGGAATTGGCCTCGTCGGTGTTGGCCACTATTGCCGATGTGCGGGTGCTGGCACCGCTCGTCAAGGCACTCAAGAGTCCCGACTGGATTGTGCGGATGCATGCGGCCAAGGCGTTGGGTCGAATTAAAGATTCGGGAGCGGTCTCGCCGTTGGTGCCGTTGTTACAAGATAAAGTGAAAGCCGTCCGCGCGGAGACGTCGACCGCTCTTGCGGCGATCGGCGAGGCGGCGCTCGCATCGTTACTGGCCGCGCTGACCCATACAGACTGGCTGGTGCGGTTGCATGCGGTAGAAGCCTTGGGGAAAACCAAGTCTCCGGAGGCGGTGGCCCCTCTGTTGTCGGTGTTGTTCAACGATCAGGACAGGGCGGTTCGCGAGGACGCAGTCCGTGCGTTGGGTCAGATCGGCGATGCGCGCGCCGTAGAGTTTCTCGTGACGGCGATGCAGACACCTGGCCTGCGCCCGTTAGCGGTTGAGGCATTGGGCCGGATCGGCGATCGTAGTGCCGTGCCGGTGTTGATCGCCGTGCTTGAACGAGTCGACCAACCGGAAATCTCGCGTCCTATCGAGGGCTGCAGCGATCAGTGGGAGGAAGAGCGATTCACGTTAGGAGAGGTGGTTCGGGCGTTGGGTGCGATCCGGGACGAAGCGGCAATCCCGTCTCTGATGAAGGCGCTTCGGTATACGGTGACCCGAGCGGAAGCGGCCGATGCGCTGACTCGATTCGGCTCTGCCGTGATTGCGCCGTTGCTGGCGGTACTGGCCCGTGAGTCGGATGATAATGTTCGATACCATGTCAAAGATACGTTAGCCAAAGTCGGCTGGCGCGCCGGACGTGTGTAAGAAAAGGCGAGGGGCGCAAGGCTAGAGGCGAAAGATCTGTAAGCTCGAGGGTTGTCGGCAAAGACTTCCCCCTGCCTCTCACCGTTGGCTTCGTGCCTGTTTCGAAAGAAATTATGTCTAAAGAAACGATTGAAACGCTGGTCTCCGAGCTCACCCATGAAGAGGATTGGCGTCGGATGCGCGCGACCGCGGCCTGTTTGTCGGGCGGACCTCGTGCGGTGCAGGCCTTGGTGCAGGTACTGGAGACCGGTTCGCCTGCGCTGAAAGCTGAAGCGGCGGCCATGCTGGCGCGCGTGAACGATCCTTTGTGTGGTGTACCCTTGGTCGGCTTGCTCCGGGATGAGGATGAGGCAGTCCGCAAGGCCGGCGCCTCAGCGTTAGAACATATGGCGGGGGTGTTGGACGTGACGACTGCGTCGGCGTTGACCTCGTTGCTCTATGAGTCGAAGGATGATGGGATTCGCGTGGCGGCTTCGCATTTGCTGGGGATGATTCCGAATGCGATCGCCCCACTCAGCGAGATGCTGACCCATCCGGATCCGGAAGCGCAGATCATGGCGGCGAAGATGCTGGAGCATCTGCTCGATCCCCGCTCATCGGATGCCTTTATCACGGCCATGGGGCAGCCGGCTATTCGCGACATCGCGGTGCGGACGCTCAAGAAGTTGACGGCCATTCGTGAGCGCATCAACGAGGTCTTCGACGCGCTGCGCGAGGTTGAGGAACTGAGTGAACGGGAAGAGGCTCGCATGAGCACCGTGATCAATCTCCTGGCGATCGGGCGCCCCAGTGTGGAGATTTTGATCGAGTATCTGGAGGATGACGATTGGGTCATCCGTGAAGCCGCCGCTGATCTGTTAGGCAAGATCGGCGATGTGCGGGCCGTTGAGCCGTTGATGGAGCGGTTGCGGATCGATAAGGATACGGGAGTCAAAGAGCTGGCGATGAAATCGTTGGGCTTGATCGGCGATGCCAGGCCTGCCCAACTCTATATCGAGGCCATTCCCATTCGGCCCCTCCGGGTTTTTGCCATGGAAGCCTTGGCCAAAGTGAAGGATGTGGAGGTGTTGCGGCCATACAAGGAACTGTTCGATCGGTTGAGGACAGACCGGGACGGCCTCGTCGCATACAATTCCGGCTTGATTGCCGATAAACTGGAAGCGCTCGACGGGACGCCTGTCGAGAGTCAGGGAGGGCAGGACGACGATGAGTGACGAGATGCAGGCAGAACGGATTGAGCAGCTGATCGGGGCCCTTCGGGACGACAATGAAGCGCTCCGCAATCATGCGATCGCCAGTTTGAGTCAGGTGGGTGAGGATGCGGTGGGGCCGTTGATCGGGCTCATGGCAGACGAAGATGTCCTGATTCGGGAGGCGGCGACCAGCGCCATTGTGCGAATCGGCCCCTCGGTCGTTGATCCATTAATCGAAGCATTGACGGACGATGAATGGGCGATTCGTGAACAGGCTGCCGCGGGATTAGGGAAGCTGAAGGATCCCAGGGGGATCGATCCCCTCGTGAAGGCGCTCAAGGACAAAGATGGCGCGGTGCGGACCGCCGCCGTGTGGGCGCTGGAGCGTATCGGCGATGCGCGGGCTGTGCCTGGATTGATCGAGGCGCTCACGGACAACACGGTGCGTGAGGATGTGGCGCGTGTGCTGAAGAAGATCGGCGATGCGCGGGCCGTCGATGCCTTGATCGAGGGGCTGCTGGGCAACAATTGGATGGTGCGGCGCCATGCGGCCGAAGCGCTGGGCAAGATCGGCGATGCCCGCGGAGCCGGTCCGTTGATCGAATCGCTCAAGGATGAAGATTGGCTCGTACGGCGGAATGCGGCGGAGTCGCTCGCGCGGCTTGGGGCGAAGCAGGCGATCGACCCCTTGCTTCCGCTGCTCGAAGATGAGAATACGATGGTGCAGGAGACGGTAGAAGGGGTATTGGCAAGTCTCGGATGGAAAGCGAAGCCGTAATCTTTATTTCGACGTAAAGGATACACATCATGGCGGATGAAGCTCCTCCAAAGCTTATTCAGATCGGTCCCAAGGGCGGCGTGAAGAAAGACGGATTCAATCTCGTCACGGAACGAGTCGTCGCGGTGAACCTCGAAGCGAAGCAGCTCGAAGTCGAACTGTTGGCCTACGACGGGAAGACGGTTGTGTTGGATGTGGATGACGAAGCGCTTGAAGATCTCAAGAAGCTCAAGGTGGGAGATGGCGCCACGATTCGCGTCGTCGAAGAAGGCGGGAAGCGGGTCGCCAAGAGCTTCCGGATTCGTGCGAAGGATCCCAATGCGGCGCGCGCCGATGCGATGTTGTTGGATCTGAAAGACAGTCATTGGCTCAATCGAAAGTATGCAGCGGAAGTGCTGGGCGAGCTCAAGGAAGTTCGCGCGGTGCGGCCGTTGGTTGAGGCGTTGGCGGATGAAGTGGGCGATGTCCGGCAGCGTGCCTACGATTCCTTGATCAAGATCGGCGGACCGGCCGTGTCATCCCTCGTGCCGTTGCTGGTTTCTGAAGAGGATGAGGTCAGGCAATCCGTGACGGAAATCATTCGCAAGATCGGAAAGCCTGCCGTCGAGCCGTTGGCCACGGCGCTTGCCGAGGCCGACGACCGTTTGAAAACGAGGGTGATGAAGGTGTTGGACCGGATGGGCTACAAGCCCAAGGTCAAAGAGGAAGCCAAGGAAGCTGAAGCGCCGCGGCTCACGTAACGCGTCGGTTACGTGGACTGAGAAGGAGTCTTCGTTGGTCTCCCGACAGAGATGTGGCGGAAGCCAAATCCCGCGACGCGGTCCGGTTCATAGACATTCCGTAAGTCGAAGAATATGGGCTGACGTAAGAGGGCTTTCAGTCTGTCGAAGTCGAGCGTTCGGAACTGGTTCCATTCGGTCATGAGGATCAGGGCATCCGCCCCCTCTGCCGTGTCATAGGCGTCTTTACAGGGAACGAGGCCCGAAACAATCTGACAGGCTTCTTCCAGCCCGGCAGGATCGTAGGCGCGAACGGTCGCGCCCTGTTTCATCAGCTCCTGCGCAATGGCCAGGGCCGGCGCATCCCGTAAGTCGTTGGTGTTGGGCTTGAACGACAGGCCCAACATCGCGAAGGTCTTTCCCTTGAGCTGCCCCATCTCCTTCAGAATCTTTGCAATCATCCGGCCCCGTTGCTGCTCGTTGACGAGGGCGGCGGCTCCGGCGATTTGCATGGGATAGCCGGCTCGCTCTCCCGTCTGCACTAAGGCGGCCAAATCTTTGGGGAAGCAGGACCCCCCGAACCCCGGTCCTGCATGGAGAAACTTCGATCCAATCCGGTTGTCGAGCCCCATCCCTTTCGCCACCATCTGTACGTCGGCGCCCACTTTTTCGCAGACCGTCGCAATTTCATTGATGAACGAAATCTTAGTGGCCAGGAAGGCGTTGGAGGCATATTTGATCATTTCGGCCGTGGGGATGTCGGTGACGACGAAGGGCGTTTCGATGAGGTAGAGCGGACGATAGAGGTCTTTCATGATCGCTATCGCCTGCTCGCTGTCTGCGCCGATGACGATCCGGTTCGGCCGCATGAAGTCTTCGATCGCAGACCCTTCACGAAGAAATTCCGGGTTGGAGACGATATCGAAACGGAATTTGCCCGATTGATTGGCGTTGATAACTTCACGTAGTTTTGCGCCTGTTCCCACCGGGACGGTCGACTTGGTGACGATCACCTTGTACCCGGTCATGGTTCTGGCGATGCCACGGCCGACTTCTTCAACGTACGAGAGGTCGGCTGATCCGTCTGCTCGTGGCGGGGTTCCGACCGCAATGAAAATGACGAGCGCCTTGTCGACGGCTTTGGCCACGTCGGTGGTAAAGGTGATTCGGCCCTCTCGAATGCCTTTGGCAACGAGCTCCGTGATCCCTGGTTCGTAGAAGGGCACATCGCCTTTTTCAAGTCTCGCGATCCGTTTGGCGTCGGTGTCCATGCAGGTCACGCTCACGCCGAATTCAGAAAAACAGGCTCCTGTGACCAATCCGACATAGCCGGTTCCGATGACACTGATATGCATGGGTCCCTATCCTCCTAGTAAGCAAGTACGATCTGGCCGAGTATAGCAACGGTATCGAGGGTGAGCAACGAGTTATGGATTGTCCTGTTCGCCGGATAAGCAGCTTGAACCGCTCGTTGACAGCTGCACGAGGGCTGAGTACTATTTGCTCCCTTCATTTGGACGGATTCTCGCGTATGGAAATTCAAAGCAGCCCTATTCAGCGGCCACTCGCCGTGATGATGTGCAGGACCCTCAGCACGATCGGTCAGGACGCAACATTGTTGGAGGCGGCCAAGCTGATGCGCGATGCAAAGGTTGGCGCATTATTAGTAGTCGAGGGCGGTCACTATAGCGGCCTCGTGAGCGAATCAGATTTGGTTCGCAAGGGGGTAGCCGAGTCCCGTTCGGCACAAGAGACGTTAGTCCGTGACGTTATGAGCAGTCCGTTGTTATCGATAGACAGTGCGAGCTCAGCCCATGAGGCGAGCGAAAAAATGGCCGAATGTGGTATTCGGCATCTGGCCGTTTCTGACGATGGCGAGATTGTCGGGGTTATCTCTGTTCGCGACCTCTTACGGTACTTCAAAAATTGGGGCGGCCTATGATCGGTTTGAACCGTCTGTGTGTATCGGTGGATTGTTGTTCTACCCGGTGTGATGTTTCTGTATGAGCCCCGTCAACCGGTCGGTTCATACGCCTCGGTGGTTTCTTCTGGTGACGGCGCTGGTGACCGGCGCGGTGGTCATGGCGCTCGAAATCTTGGGAAGCCGACTCTTAGCTCCCGTGTTCGGAAACTCCCTCTTCGTCTGGGGTGCATTGATCGGAGTCATTCTTGCCGCCATGAGTGGCGGGTATGCCTTTGGCGGCTGGGTCTCCGACCGGTATCCTGGCGCGCAGGTCCTGGCAGGGCTGCTGTTGTTTTCGGGATCCTGGACCTTTCTGATCGCCTGGCTTGGTCAGCCGGTGCTCTTTGCGGTAGCGAAAGCGATTGAGGACCCCCGGTGGGGCCCCTGTGTCGCCGCGGCGCTGCTCCTCGGTCCGCCAGCCTTTGGCCTGAGCGGCGTCTTGCCGGCTATGTTGCGGTTGGCCGTATTAGACCTCGAGTATTTCGGCCGGCATACCGGCCGGATGATCGCGCTCTCGACCATGGGGAGTTTGGCTGGAACCTGGGGGACGGCCTTTTTCTTTCTCTCCTGGATTGGCAGCCAGGCGCTTGTGGCGTGGCTCGGGGCTATTCAAGTGGGGCTGGGCCTCTGGTGGTTGGTCCGTGGGACAACAGCACGGCCGGTCGTGATCGGCCTCATCATTCTGTGCATCGGAGGCTTGGGAGCCGGTGCCTTGTCTCCAATCCAGAAGCTGAAGGCGCCGGTCTATCAGGAAGACAGCCCCTACCAGCAAGTACGAATCCGCGACGACGATCTCTTTCGCTATCTCGTCCTGGACCGGACCTTCCATGCGGTCATGTGGAGGGCGGATCCGGTCGCGCTATTTCTTCCCTATAGTCAATTGATGGTTGCGTCGCTGGCCTTGGTGCCTGAGCCGAAACGAGGGTTGATCCTTGGCCATGGAGGAGGGTCGCTGGCGAAGTGGGTCGCCCACCGGTGGCCTGAACTCGAGTTGGATGTGGTCGAGTTCGATCCGGTGGTCGTTCGCATGGCCGAAGAGTATTTTGCCTATCAGCCGCCTCCTCAGCATCACGTCCATGCCCGTGACGCCCGGGTCTTTCTCAATTCCACGGAGCGGACCTACGACTTTATCTGGGTTGATGCGTTCGCCAGACATATGATTCCGTTTCACCTGACCACTGTGGAATTCTTTGCGGAGTTGCGGGCCCACCTGTCGCCGAATGGCGTTCTCGCAGTGAATTTGGCCTCGTCGGGCGAGGGAGGAGACCTGTTGCGGGCTAATGCAGTTGTGCAGACGATGAGAGGGTCGTTTCCCCACGTCGAGTCTTTTGCGGTCAAGGGGCCATGGAAATCCGCTCAGACGAAATCGGAGAATTTGATTTTCTTTGCTGGTACTCCGCTCGCGCAGCACCAGCTCTCTGTCACGACGGACAAGGTCAATGCATTGGTCGAACAACAGCGCCTCCCGGTCGAAGCGATTGCTTTGTTGAGTACCCATCGTACGGAACCCTGGGAGGCAGGTGTTGTGTTAACCGACAACTATGCGCCCTATGATCTTTTGATGGGATCTACGGTTCAAGGGGTACAGCCTGAGGCAGTGATCACGCACTAAGCCATTGAAGTCATTGGGACTTGTCTAGATTATGAACGGCTATTCTGGATGGCGGCCATTTGAAAAATTACAGATTAACCTTCTTGCTTCCGTTTTCGTTGCTGTGCTATAAGGTTGCCTCTTGAAGAGCGGGAAATCTGGCAGAACATAAATAAGTGTTACTCGTAGAGAAGTAGTAGTCAGCATGGTGTAGGCTACCAGGTCGTGGCGGTAGTTATTTACCAACCTAATCACATCTCTTCTTCTTTCTTAAGGAGGTAGGTCATGGGCAAGACGATGTTAGGGGTCTTCTTCGGCCTCGTGATGGTCATGGCTGGAGCATCTTCAGCATTTGCGCTCCAGGCAGGCGGAGTCGAAATCGGAGATTTGGAGACTGGCTCAGTCGTAGGGCAGTCGTTCAAAGAACTGGATATGGATGCGCATCTGTATGCGGTCGAGATCGGAAACTTAAAGACGTGGTACCCGCCCATCACGATCATTGATTTCAAAGTTCGGCCAGGTCGTCCCGTCCTGCTCGTGGTCACGAACAATTCGACTGCCGAGCATGGATTTCAGCTTACCGATGCAGTCAATTCAGATACGCCAACGGTCATGAAGGCGCAAGTCGTCTTGAAGCCTGGCGAGACCAAGTACATCGGGATTCCAACCAGCGATATGTTCTATGCGACGCAGGGGAATACCTTGACCTACCGTTGTCACTTGCACCCGGCCCATGTTGGTGGCAAGATTTTGATGATCAAGTAGTCGTTTTTGGTAGAAGTGTTTGACCACCGCCCTCTTTGCGATACCGCAAAGAGGGCGGTGGTTTTTTTATGCAAAGGACTCTGAATTCAAGAGCGACAATTACACATCTTCTTCGGCTCGGCAGTCAGCGCCAGGCTCGATCGGAATGTTCTGGACCCCTCTGAGCTCTCCCGCCACGATCAGCAGCAGGAAATGGCGTAATGTCGGCTCCGCTTCTCGCCTCTCACTGACGATGGTGTGCATGTCCACAACCATTTCATCTCCGTCCCATTGTGTCCCATTGATTACCCAATAGTGGCTGGCTGCATCGGGGAATTGCCGAACCACAAACGATTCGATAATGGTCCCCAGGTCAGCGGTACTGGCCTGCGTCAACGTTGGCATGGTGAGGATTCCGCAGAGCGCACTCATGACGATCCATTGATATCGCATGGGGCACCTCCTTGCGCGGGGGCGAACAAACGCTGGTGGCTCCATCAAGAGAAAAGAGCCGGATGAGCATTCAATACGTTACGAATAATCTTACGCCTGACAGGGAGTAAGAATCTATAAGGGGGTCGTTGTAGCGGTGACTGTAGAAACAGGAAAGCCCTGCTTC contains these protein-coding regions:
- a CDS encoding HEAT repeat domain-containing protein; the protein is MSDEMQAERIEQLIGALRDDNEALRNHAIASLSQVGEDAVGPLIGLMADEDVLIREAATSAIVRIGPSVVDPLIEALTDDEWAIREQAAAGLGKLKDPRGIDPLVKALKDKDGAVRTAAVWALERIGDARAVPGLIEALTDNTVREDVARVLKKIGDARAVDALIEGLLGNNWMVRRHAAEALGKIGDARGAGPLIESLKDEDWLVRRNAAESLARLGAKQAIDPLLPLLEDENTMVQETVEGVLASLGWKAKP
- a CDS encoding HEAT repeat domain-containing protein; translation: MSKETIETLVSELTHEEDWRRMRATAACLSGGPRAVQALVQVLETGSPALKAEAAAMLARVNDPLCGVPLVGLLRDEDEAVRKAGASALEHMAGVLDVTTASALTSLLYESKDDGIRVAASHLLGMIPNAIAPLSEMLTHPDPEAQIMAAKMLEHLLDPRSSDAFITAMGQPAIRDIAVRTLKKLTAIRERINEVFDALREVEELSEREEARMSTVINLLAIGRPSVEILIEYLEDDDWVIREAAADLLGKIGDVRAVEPLMERLRIDKDTGVKELAMKSLGLIGDARPAQLYIEAIPIRPLRVFAMEALAKVKDVEVLRPYKELFDRLRTDRDGLVAYNSGLIADKLEALDGTPVESQGGQDDDE
- a CDS encoding HEAT repeat domain-containing protein; this translates as MADAVAEQIAALKDEDWAIREEAATMLGTFRDPRAVAPLVSVLRDGDRAVRDAAIGALLAIGEPAVTTLGACLSDPVLTVQELASSVLATIADVRVLAPLVKALKSPDWIVRMHAAKALGRIKDSGAVSPLVPLLQDKVKAVRAETSTALAAIGEAALASLLAALTHTDWLVRLHAVEALGKTKSPEAVAPLLSVLFNDQDRAVREDAVRALGQIGDARAVEFLVTAMQTPGLRPLAVEALGRIGDRSAVPVLIAVLERVDQPEISRPIEGCSDQWEEERFTLGEVVRALGAIRDEAAIPSLMKALRYTVTRAEAADALTRFGSAVIAPLLAVLARESDDNVRYHVKDTLAKVGWRAGRV
- a CDS encoding alkaline phosphatase family protein, with the translated sequence MKLALSLHRGWSTRILITSWFSLCLLFQGGAAVEAAPAAVPTVPVQTEHVILFVLEGFGQDSLKGGTMPALSRLIKDGSVTWSATAVKPALRLPTMASLITGLPVEKHGISWNVFEFSRGYPRAPSLFDYLDLSGGRDSAIFLMDESLYQLARPEPYTDYQMCGPLKPECSTDRIVSYIRQYFKKATSGHGYGHAIPALPHFLVVHLPEAGRVGTAKGWTSKEYREALRSVDKAINSVLDLYTEKGLTKGTTLFVTSLSAEGSDPGQDQADAAVPMVPWIASGVGIKHGYAIHQPVSILDTGATVMRTLGLQTHTEWESHAVEEIFQAAFVAAPRISLE
- a CDS encoding HEAT repeat domain-containing protein; translation: MADEAPPKLIQIGPKGGVKKDGFNLVTERVVAVNLEAKQLEVELLAYDGKTVVLDVDDEALEDLKKLKVGDGATIRVVEEGGKRVAKSFRIRAKDPNAARADAMLLDLKDSHWLNRKYAAEVLGELKEVRAVRPLVEALADEVGDVRQRAYDSLIKIGGPAVSSLVPLLVSEEDEVRQSVTEIIRKIGKPAVEPLATALAEADDRLKTRVMKVLDRMGYKPKVKEEAKEAEAPRLT
- a CDS encoding HEAT repeat domain-containing protein produces the protein MAQALDDLLEALEDVDDATREEASKALAELADPTTLDALVGACGDEYWAVRAHAGRAVAKIGGAKAVEALIGLFNDSIMDVRNDVVVAVASMGSAVVDRLIAALKDERWRVREHAAKACGDIKDPKAVEALMLVCRDRDGAVKSAATEALGKIGDPKAIPTLTKLFRDPSKTVRETAGTALILIGQPSVDPLLECLTDKDFVVRCHAARALGGMTTDYQIGRTWVRDAKVVDALIATLKDPDRAVREDATIALGQIGDPRAIDALIEAMKDGVVKRHAIASLGMIGDPRALPPVLDALKGKGIRQDGTPTPGCIVSEDAFIKEAAATALGQFRDPRVIPDLIMLLKDGVLREKASAALATIGDTAIEPLIAFLYDPKASEVIAEGERVLSYASVRLTAKDALRLLALETLEKLGWMPAPEDVIVNSSVVDNARVDMPLGDTGRFGPSGDFAQRG